In the Bacillus amyloliquefaciens DSM 7 = ATCC 23350 genome, AAAGTTTAATAGAATTAATGGACGGCTCTGAATACGCCGATGACTTTCCCTAAAATGCTTACGTTTTGCAGGATAATCGGTTCCATCGTCGGATTTTCCGGCTGCAGCCGCACATAATTGTCCTCTTTATAGAAGCGCTTGACCGTCGCTTCATCATCTTCGGTCATAGCCACCACGATTTCCCCGTTATTAGCCGTGTTCTGCTGTTTGACAATGACGTAATCTTTGTCAAAAATGCCGGCGTCAATCATACTTTCTCCCATGATTTCTAACATAAATACATGTTCGCCCGGAGGAACCATCCGGTCAGGAAGCGGAAAATACTCATCGATATTTTCAACAGCCGTAATCGGAATACCCGCCGTCACTTTCCCGATTACCGGAACATTTACGACCTGGCTTTTCGGAATTTGGACTTCTTCTTCATCCAATACCTCAATTGCCCTTGGTTTAGTAGGGTCCCGTCTGATCAGGCCTTTTGTCTCAAGCCGTGCCAAATGTCCGTGCACGGTTGAACTGGAAGCCAGTCCTACTGCTTCTCCTATCTCTCTTACAGAAGGCGGATATCCTTTTGTTTTTACCTCTTCTTTAATAAAACGCAGGATATCAAGCTGCCTTTTTGATAGCTTCGTCATATTTCGCACCTCAAAACGTCGATTTTAAGTAGATTATAGCATGATTTTCCTGACAGTACAAACATAGGTTCGAAAAAAACGATTGACAGAAACATTTGTTCGTATATACTGAAAGATATAAAAAGCGAACAAACATTCTTATCGGAGGTTGTATAAATGGCGAAGGAATCTATCATATTTGTCGGACTGTTTACTGCGATTTTAAGTGCCGCTATTTTACTTGTTTCATGCGCGGGGAATGATCAGACGCTCAGCCAATATGTTAAAATAAAGGTTCAGGACGGCGATACTCTCTGGTCACTTGCGGATCATGTAGCAGAAAAGAAAAATATTAATAAAGAAGATTTCATTGAGTGGGTGACGGAGAATAA is a window encoding:
- the lexA gene encoding transcriptional repressor LexA; translation: MTKLSKRQLDILRFIKEEVKTKGYPPSVREIGEAVGLASSSTVHGHLARLETKGLIRRDPTKPRAIEVLDEEEVQIPKSQVVNVPVIGKVTAGIPITAVENIDEYFPLPDRMVPPGEHVFMLEIMGESMIDAGIFDKDYVIVKQQNTANNGEIVVAMTEDDEATVKRFYKEDNYVRLQPENPTMEPIILQNVSILGKVIGVFRAVH
- the yneA gene encoding cell division suppressor protein YneA; this encodes MAKESIIFVGLFTAILSAAILLVSCAGNDQTLSQYVKIKVQDGDTLWSLADHVAEKKNINKEDFIEWVTENNHLQTADIKPGDELILPVKKKHPAVYQLAIVN